CTACATTATTTACCACAAACTTAGGGTGGACAGTGAGCGGTCTAAGTACCGCCGCATTGCTCTTCACTGCTTATTTACTTAACACTAAAACCGAAAGACTGAATGGTGAGATTTCTACACTGACAAATCAAATAGAATTACAAAAAGAAGAGGTTAAGCAGCAAAACCTCTCTGGCTTAGAAAAGGTTGACACGGTTTATATCACCCGAGAGGTTGACAAATATATTCGTGTGGAAAGACCAGAACAAGCTTCTTTCCAAGAAGGACTAGAGAAAGGCTATGCCAATGCATCAAATGATGTAGCGTATCTTCAAAATGAGCTAGACAAACTCAGAAAAGAAAACCTTGCTTTAAACTCTGAGCTATCTATAGAAACTCAAAAGAACCTTGAGACAAACAGGAAAGTTGAAAACTCAGAAACGGCTATTGCTCAATCTCCCGCTAACAAGAATGATTTCACAGCAAATAAAAACGCTGAAAATAAGGAGATTGCAACCGACGATGTTAGGTCAAAACAGAAGCAAAAAACTTTAATAAACGACAATAATCAAGCTCCTGTAGAGAATAAGAATAGTCTCACTACCGATGAAGAAACTTTGGTAGCAGACATTTCTGAGCAAGAGTTAAAAAAGGCATATATAGAAAATTTAGACAAAGAAATAAAACAAGAGGATCAAATAGCGTCAACAGAAAGAACAGACCCAGAAAAACCAAAGAAAAAGATCAATTGGCCTAAAATGCGTTTTGGAATCAACTCAGATTACCTTGGTCTTAAAGTATTGGCAACAGGTCCTGCTGCAGAGGTCTTTATTTCTGACAAAATAAGTTTTAACGCTTCTGCTATTTTCTCTGGTCAGGTTGAAACCAAACACCCACTTGCGAAAGATTTCAATAAATTCACAGGCAAAGAATTTAACAAAGAATTTCATGATTTCGTAAATCAACAATCAGAGCTTATAGAAGACATTTCTATAAAAACCTCTTTTATTAAGCTTCCATTGTACTTTAATTATTATATCAATACTTGGAGTCGATTTAACTTCTTGATTTCTGCCGGAACCAAACTAGATCTATCCGTTTATCAAAACGTTGACTACGCTAGTGGCCCTCTTGGACAGCAAGTTCAAAATAGGTTTGAAGCCAAAGCGAAACCTAAAACATTCAATAACCTTTTCTACGGAATGGGTATGCAGTACAAGTATGGAAACTTTGTGGGGCAAATTACGCCTTACTTTGACTTCACTTTCAGACAAGCAGATTACTTTACTCCAGCAAAAAACTTTGGTGTCAATGCTAGTCTAAAATTTGAATTTGGAAAATGATTGAGAGAGGCAATTAAGTTAAATTAACCAACTGAGTCCAAAGGATTTTTTGACCTGACTAAGCCTTTCTGTATTTTTGCCCCTCTTTAAACTTAACCGGTTCTCGGTTACGTTATAGAAATAAAAAATAATGAAATATAAATTACTCTTAATAAGCCTCTTGGTTTCCCAGGTAGTCTTTTCTCAAATGAAGACTGCCCCCTTTGTTTTTGGACCAAAGATTGGGCTACAGGCTAACAACCTTAAGATATACAATAACTCTGACGGCACTACCACTAAACTACAGATGCAGTACCATGCGGGTGTTTTTGGAAGATTTAGCATGGGGAAATTCAGTCTACAGCCAGAAGCAATTTTTCAAATCAAGGGCTCTTCGCTAAGTTCTCCTGACGAAAAACATACTTACCGATACATCAGTACTCCTATACTTTTGGGTATTCAGCCAATTAAAGGACTAACTTTTGAGATAGGACCAGAGTTTAGCTGGGCTTTAAATCAAGGTTGGAAAAAAGACGGTGTTCAGCAGTTTGGACCAGACGCCCTAATGGACAAAGCTCTAGTTTTAGGCACTAGAATAGACCTACTTGATATGTTTTCTATGTTTAGTGTAAACATAAGATATGTGCAAGGTATGGACGACGTAACCACCAGCGGTACCGACTTAAATAATGCAACAACCTATAGAAACAGAACTGTTCAGCTAGGTATCACTTATAATTTCTCTGAATATTATAAATGGTGGAAAAAGCACGGCGTTAAGAAAAAGAAATAATCTAAAGAAAACAGCTTCCTGATAGCTATAGGAAGCTAACAGACAGCAATGAATTTCATAGAAGAATTAAAGTGGAGAGGCATGTTTCATCAGACCATGCCAGGGACAGAAGAGCAACTTCAAAAAGAAATGACCTCCGCTTATATAGGTTTTGACCCTACAGCAAAATCACTACACATAGGAAACCTAGCCACGGTAATGCTTTTGGTACATCTGCAAAGAGCTGGGCATAAGCCTTACGCTTTAGTAGGCGGTGCCACAGGTATGGTGGGGGACCCTTCTGGAAAATCTGCCGAAAGACAGTTTTTAGATGAAAACGTATTAAAAGAAAACCAAGCGGGCGTTAAAGCACAGCTTGAAAGGTTCTTAGATTTTGACTGCGGTGAAAACTCAGCCGAAATGGTCAATAATTACGACTGGTTCAAAGAATTTGGTTTTCTAGACTTCTTGAGAGAAGTAGGAAAATACATCTCTGTGAACTATATGATGAGTAAAGACTCTGTCAAAACAAGATTGACAACGGGTATTTCTTATACAGAGTTTACTTATCAATTATTACAAGGGTACGATTTCTACCACTTGTACAAAAACAAGAATATTCGTCTTCAGATGGGTGGCTCTGACCAGTGGGGAAACATCACCACGGGTACAGAACTTATCAGAAGAAAAGAAAATGCAGACTCTGATGCAGAGACTGCTGATTATACTGCTTTTGCCTTAACCACGCCTTTAGTAACAAAAGCGGACGGTGCTAAATTTGGCAAATCTGAGTCTGGAAACGTATGGTTAGACGCTGACTTAACTTCGCCTTACCAGTTTTACCAATTCTGGATTAACCAAGCCGACGAAGACTGTAAAAGACTGATTCGTGTTTTCACGCTTCTTTCTCAAGAGGAAATAGAAAAACTAGAAGCTGAACAAGCCGAAGCTCCTCACTTAAGAGTGGTGCAGAAAGCCATAGCCGAAGACGTTACCGTGAGAGTACACGGCCAAGAGCAATACGACCTAGCTGTGAAAGCCTCTCAAGTGCTTTACGGAAAAGCTACGCTAGAAATGCTGCAAGAACTAGACGAAAAAACGTTTACTAGCGTATTTGACGGCGTACCGCAAACCAACATCTCAAAAGCTGATTACGACGCTTGTGAGTCGCTGTTAGATTTAATTTCGGTTACCACCAATGGTGATATTTACACATCAAAAGGCGAAGCAAGAAGAGCTCTAAAAGGAAACGCCGTAAGCGTCAATAAAACAAAACTGCAAGACGAAAAACTAGTAGTTTCAGAATTGGCTCTACTGAACAACAAATACCTTTTAATAGGAAAAGGCAAGAAGAATCATATTGTTCGGGTGGGTTGATATCACTTTAATTTAACTAGCTTCATTGTCAGGTCGAGCGGAGTCGAGTCCCTCTAACAAGGGCTCTAATTTCTTATACCAATTATCACTTCCTGTAAAGAAAGGCATCCTTTGGCGTAGTTCAGGATATTTTATGTCTAGCATCGATTACTTTCCGCCTTCTCCTCCGTTTGGCTAAAAATGCTATGGGGTTGCACTCGTAAAGTAACCTACTTTTCCCTTTTGGGTCCATTGCAGAGCATGGATACATATAGATTCCCCCTTTTATTAGGTTTCTGTGAAAGTCGGCTACCAGCGAGCCTACATACCTAGCTTTATAAGGCGGTTTGTTATCATTTCCAGCTTGACAATAAAAAACATCCACAGCCAAAACTATACTTTCCACACCACTTTTGGCTAGCAATAATCTCCAAAAGCAAACAAGCCTTACTTCATTTTTTGTACCTAAACCTAAAAGACTTAATTTCATAGCTTCAACCTATTGAAACTATAAATGCTTAAGAAAACCCTGCT
This sequence is a window from Arcticibacterium luteifluviistationis. Protein-coding genes within it:
- a CDS encoding PorT family protein, which codes for MKYKLLLISLLVSQVVFSQMKTAPFVFGPKIGLQANNLKIYNNSDGTTTKLQMQYHAGVFGRFSMGKFSLQPEAIFQIKGSSLSSPDEKHTYRYISTPILLGIQPIKGLTFEIGPEFSWALNQGWKKDGVQQFGPDALMDKALVLGTRIDLLDMFSMFSVNIRYVQGMDDVTTSGTDLNNATTYRNRTVQLGITYNFSEYYKWWKKHGVKKKK
- the tyrS gene encoding tyrosine--tRNA ligase, with product MNFIEELKWRGMFHQTMPGTEEQLQKEMTSAYIGFDPTAKSLHIGNLATVMLLVHLQRAGHKPYALVGGATGMVGDPSGKSAERQFLDENVLKENQAGVKAQLERFLDFDCGENSAEMVNNYDWFKEFGFLDFLREVGKYISVNYMMSKDSVKTRLTTGISYTEFTYQLLQGYDFYHLYKNKNIRLQMGGSDQWGNITTGTELIRRKENADSDAETADYTAFALTTPLVTKADGAKFGKSESGNVWLDADLTSPYQFYQFWINQADEDCKRLIRVFTLLSQEEIEKLEAEQAEAPHLRVVQKAIAEDVTVRVHGQEQYDLAVKASQVLYGKATLEMLQELDEKTFTSVFDGVPQTNISKADYDACESLLDLISVTTNGDIYTSKGEARRALKGNAVSVNKTKLQDEKLVVSELALLNNKYLLIGKGKKNHIVRVG